A stretch of DNA from Alphaproteobacteria bacterium:
GCCCTCGCGCACCAGGCCGACGAAAGTAACGACACCGCCGATCGAGGTGTTTTCACCAACCAGCCGGCGGGTTTCGGCGGCCACGTCGAAATCGTCGCGCTGCACCCGGATCATGGTCTGGTCCCGCCCCCCGTCACCGGCGGAAACAGCGCCACTTCGTCGCCGTCGCTGACGGCGTCGTCGTCGCGGGCGTATTCCTCGTTGACCGCCACCCGCACCACCCGGGGATCGGCCAGCGCCTCGGCGTAGGCCGGGCCGCGGCTGGCCAGCCAGGCCACCAATTGGCGCACCGTGGTCACCTCGGCCGGCAGGACGACGCTTTCCTGGGCGATGCCGATCCTGGTTCTGAGCCAGGCGAAATAAAGAAGCTTCACGATCCGACCTCGTTGAAGGGCAGGAAATCGACCACGCTGCCGGCCCGCAACTCGCTCATTTCCTCGGGCAACTCGACCAGGCCGTCGGCCTCGACCATGGAGCGCAGGATGCCCGAGCCCGAAGGCTCGAAGGGCCGTGCCACCAGGCTGCCGTCGGCCAAGCGCGCCAAGCGTGCCCGCACATACTCGCGGCGTTCCGGCTTCTTCTTGTAGTCGAAATCGGCGGTGACGCGAAAGAGGGCTGGCGTGATGTCGTTGCACCCCCCGAGCCGCAAGATGAGCGGCCGGGCAAAGCGCAGGAAGGTCACCATGGCGGCCACCGGGTTGCCCGGCAGGCCGACGAAGGGCACGGGGCCTACCTGGCCCAGCGCCAGCGGCCGGCCCGGCTTGATGGCCAGTTTCCAAAAGTGCAAGCGCCCCAGTTCCTCGACGGCCAGGCGCACGTGGTCCTCGTCACCCACTGAGACGCCGCCCGAGGTGATCAGCAGATCATGATCGCGGGCCGCCGCGGCCAGGTTTTGGCGCACCTCGTCGAGGCGGTCGGGCAGGATGCCGAGATCGCTGAGCGTCACGCCCAGGCCGTCCAACAGCCCCATCAGCAGGTAGCGGTTGGCGTCGAAGATGCCAGCCGGCCCGAGCTCGTCGCCGGGCTCGCGGATCTCGTCGCCGGTGGAAAATATGGCCACGCGCAGCGGCCTGTAGACCTCGAGTTCAGCCCGCCCGACCGAGGCGGCAAGGCCGATGTCCTGAGGCCTGAGGCGCTGGCCGGCGCTGAGGATGCGATCGCCGCGGCGGATGTTCTCGCCGGCCAGCCGGCGGTTGGCGCCCCGCGCCAGCCCGGCCGGCACGATCACCGTCTGGCCCTCGACGCGGCAGTCCTCCTGCATGGCCACGCTGTCGCAACCGGGCGCCATCATGGCGCCGGTGAAGATGCGCAGCGCCCGGCCGCCGCCGCCCGCGCCCTCGGGGAGCTGCCCGGCGGCCGCCCGGCCGGCCAGCCTGAGGCGGCTGTCGCCCTCGGGCTCGAGGTCGGCAAAGGCGAAAGCGTAACCGTCGACCGCCGAATTGTCGTGCGGCGGCACGTCGTGATCGGAGACCACGTCGGCCGCCAGCACGCGCCCCCGGGCCTGGCGCAGCGTCAGCGTTTCGCTGGCCGTGGCCGGCGCCATGCGCTGGTCGAGCAGATCCAGCGCCTGGGCCGCGGTCAACAGCCGCTCGGCGCCGGCGAAGCGGTCGTCGGAGAGTTTCATGCCCGAGCCCCGTCCAGGCCGCAATGCGCCAGCACGAAGTCGACGATCGCGGCGGTGTCGTCGAGCGCCAGCCGCGGCACCGGGATGTCTCTGCTGGCCTCGATTTCGGTATCGCTGGCGATGGCCACGATGTGGCGGTCGTCGGGCTGCAAGAGCGGCTTGCCGGTGGCTTCGCGGTGCACTTCGAGCTTGGCGTGGGGGCCGTCCTTGAAGCCCTCGATGAGCAACAGATCGACCGGCGTCATGTGGGCCTGCAATTCCTCTACGCTGGGCTCGGGTTCTGCTTCGATATCGTGGATCAGGGCCCAGCGCTGGGCCGAGGCGATCATCACCTCGGTGGCGCCGGCCTGACGGTGGCTGTGACTATCCTTGCCCGGCTGGTCGATTTCAAAAGTGTGGTGGGCGTGCTTCAGTGTCGAAACGCTGAGGCCGCGGGCGATGATCAACGGCAACAGGCGCACCAGCAGCGTGGTCTTGCCGCTGCCGCTGTAGCCGGCGATGCCGAAGACCTTCATGGCGAGCCGCTTTCCCCGCCGCCGCCGTCATCCTCGTGGCGCATGTGATCGAGCCCGGCACGCAGGTAATCGTATCCGGTATAGAGGGTCAGCGCGGCGGCGATCCACAGGCCCCAGGTGCCGATGGTCGTGGACGGCAGCAGGGCATCGCCGGCTTCGCCGGCCAGCAAAAAGCCCAGGGCCAGGATCTGCACCGTGGTTTTCCACTTGGCCAGGGCGCTGACCGGCATGCCGACGCGGATCTCGGCCAGGAATTCGCGCAAACCCGAGACCAGGATCTCGCGGCAGACGATGACGATGGCGGCCAGCACGGTCCAGCCGGCAATGCGGTCGAAGGCAATCAACAGCAGGATCACGGCGACCACCAGCAGCTTGTCGGCCACCGGATCAAGAAAGCGCCCGAGCCGGGTCTGGATGCCCCACTGGCGGGCCAGGTAGCCGTCGAGAAAGTCGGTGATGCCGGCGGCGGCAAAGAGGCCCAGGCTGAGCCAGTTGCCGGCCGCCCCTTCGACGAAGAAAAATGTGCCGATCAAGGCCGGAATGACGAAGATCCGCGACAGCGTCAAAAGGTTCGGTAGACTGGATATCATGGGCATGCAGACGCCCGAGGGCGTGTTTTTTTGCCTGTTCCGTGGAGCTATCTATATAGGCGAGAAAGCGGGTCCTGCCAAATTCAGCCCTCGCCATGGAAATGGTCATAGATGGCGTTGGCCACGGCGTTGGAAATACCCTCGACCTGTTCCAGATCGGCCAAGCCGGCGCCGGAGACGGCGCGGGCCGAGCCGAAGTGGTTGAGCAGCGCCCGCTTGCGCCTGGGGCCGATGCCCGGCACCTCGTCGAGGATCGAGCGCGCCAGCTGGCGGGCCCGCTTGGCCCGGTGGCTGCCGATGGCGAAGCGATGGGCCTCGTCGCGCAGGCGCTGGAGGAAATAGAGCACCGGGTCGCTGGGCTCCAGCGCCAGAGGGGCGCGGCCCCTCATGTGCAGCACTTCGCGCCCGGCATGGCGTTGGCGGCCCTTGGCGATGGCGGCCAGTTCGACGCCTTCGAGACCGAGATCGGCAAAAACCTGCTGCGCCGCCGCCAAATGGCCGGCACCGCCGTCGATCAGCACCAGGTCGGGCCACAAGGGGTGCGACCGGGGGGCGCCGTCCGCGTCCTCGCGCAGCAGGCGTGAAAAGCGCCGGCTCAAGACCTCACGCATCATGCCGTAGTCGTCGCCCGGCTCCAGGGCCGTGTCCTTGATGTTGAACTTGCGGTACTGGTTCTTGATCAGTCCCTCCTGGCCGGCCACGATCATGGCGCCGACGGCCTGGCTGCCGCCGGTGTGGCTGTTGTCATAGACCTCGATGCGGGCCGGCGCGGCGTCGAGGCCGAAGACGCGCGCCAGGCCCTCGAGCAGACGGCGCTGGGTGGCGCTTTCGGCCAGCCGCCGGCCCAGCGCATCAATGGCGTTGGCAATGCAATGCTGGATCAGTTTCCTTTTCCCGCCGCGCCTTGGCACCTCGAGGCGCACGGCCTGCTCGGCCTGCAGGGAAAGGGCCTCCTCGATCAGCGCCTGGCCCTCGACGGCGTCGCTCAGCAGGATGCGGCGCGGCGCCGCGCGGCGGGCATAGAACTGGCCCAGGAAGGCCGCCAGCACCTCGGCCACGGACAAGTTCCGGGTGTTGGCCGGGAAGTAGGCGCGGTTGCCGTAGTTCTGGCCCGAGCGGAAGAAAAATACCTGGATACAGGTTTGGCCGCCCTCTTGGTGGCCGGCGATGAGGTCGGCCTGGCCCAGCTTCAAGAGGTTGATGTCCTGGCGCGACTGGATCGAACTCAGCGCCCGGATGCGGTCGCGAAAGACGGCGGCGGCCTCGTATTCCTGGCGCCCGGCGGCCTCGTGCATGCGTTTGGAAAGGGCCTGCTGGATGCGGCTGGAGCGGCCCTTGAGAAAGTCGCGGGCCTGGGCCACGTCGGCGCCGTAGTCGGCCTCGCTGATGCGGCCGGCGCAGGGCGCCGTACAGCGCTTGATCTGGTACTGCAGGCAGGGCCGGGTACGGCTGGCGAAGGTGCTGTCGGAACAATTGCGCAGCGGAAAGGCGCGTTGCAGCGTGTTGATGGTGTTGTTGACAGCCCCCGCCGAGGCGAAGGGCCCGAAGTATTCGCCCGGCAGATTGCGCGCCCCCCGGTGCTTGGCGATCTGGGGCCAATCGTGGCCGCCGGTAATGACGATGTAGGGAAACGACTTGTCGTCGCGCAGCAGCACGTTGAAAGGCGGCTTGTGCTGCTTGATCAGGTTGGCCTCCAGCAGCAGCGCCTCGACCTCGGTGTGGGTGGTGATGAACTCCATGTCTTTGGTGCGCGCAATCAGATTGAGCGCCCGGATGCTCTTGCCCTTGAACTTGGTGTAGGAGGCGACACGCTTCTTCAGGCTCTTGGCCTTGCCGACGTAGAGCACCGTGCCCCCAGCATCGATCATGCGATAGACGCCGGGCCGCCCGGGCAGGGTCTTGAGGTGATTTTGGATCACCTGGCGGCCGTTCTCGAGCGCGCTTCCCACCGGCCCCTGGCGCCGAGCCCCCGCCTTGTCACCCCGGGTAGCTGTCTCGCCGCCGTCG
This window harbors:
- the moaD gene encoding molybdopterin converting factor subunit 1; protein product: MKLLYFAWLRTRIGIAQESVVLPAEVTTVRQLVAWLASRGPAYAEALADPRVVRVAVNEEYARDDDAVSDGDEVALFPPVTGGGTRP
- a CDS encoding molybdopterin molybdotransferase MoeA, producing MKLSDDRFAGAERLLTAAQALDLLDQRMAPATASETLTLRQARGRVLAADVVSDHDVPPHDNSAVDGYAFAFADLEPEGDSRLRLAGRAAAGQLPEGAGGGGRALRIFTGAMMAPGCDSVAMQEDCRVEGQTVIVPAGLARGANRRLAGENIRRGDRILSAGQRLRPQDIGLAASVGRAELEVYRPLRVAIFSTGDEIREPGDELGPAGIFDANRYLLMGLLDGLGVTLSDLGILPDRLDEVRQNLAAAARDHDLLITSGGVSVGDEDHVRLAVEELGRLHFWKLAIKPGRPLALGQVGPVPFVGLPGNPVAAMVTFLRFARPLILRLGGCNDITPALFRVTADFDYKKKPERREYVRARLARLADGSLVARPFEPSGSGILRSMVEADGLVELPEEMSELRAGSVVDFLPFNEVGS
- the mobB gene encoding molybdopterin-guanine dinucleotide biosynthesis protein B, yielding MKVFGIAGYSGSGKTTLLVRLLPLIIARGLSVSTLKHAHHTFEIDQPGKDSHSHRQAGATEVMIASAQRWALIHDIEAEPEPSVEELQAHMTPVDLLLIEGFKDGPHAKLEVHREATGKPLLQPDDRHIVAIASDTEIEASRDIPVPRLALDDTAAIVDFVLAHCGLDGARA
- the pgsA gene encoding CDP-diacylglycerol--glycerol-3-phosphate 3-phosphatidyltransferase, whose protein sequence is MISSLPNLLTLSRIFVIPALIGTFFFVEGAAGNWLSLGLFAAAGITDFLDGYLARQWGIQTRLGRFLDPVADKLLVVAVILLLIAFDRIAGWTVLAAIVIVCREILVSGLREFLAEIRVGMPVSALAKWKTTVQILALGFLLAGEAGDALLPSTTIGTWGLWIAAALTLYTGYDYLRAGLDHMRHEDDGGGGESGSP
- the uvrC gene encoding excinuclease ABC subunit UvrC; translation: MTGPAKQASQDDAEGSGNDGGETATRGDKAGARRQGPVGSALENGRQVIQNHLKTLPGRPGVYRMIDAGGTVLYVGKAKSLKKRVASYTKFKGKSIRALNLIARTKDMEFITTHTEVEALLLEANLIKQHKPPFNVLLRDDKSFPYIVITGGHDWPQIAKHRGARNLPGEYFGPFASAGAVNNTINTLQRAFPLRNCSDSTFASRTRPCLQYQIKRCTAPCAGRISEADYGADVAQARDFLKGRSSRIQQALSKRMHEAAGRQEYEAAAVFRDRIRALSSIQSRQDINLLKLGQADLIAGHQEGGQTCIQVFFFRSGQNYGNRAYFPANTRNLSVAEVLAAFLGQFYARRAAPRRILLSDAVEGQALIEEALSLQAEQAVRLEVPRRGGKRKLIQHCIANAIDALGRRLAESATQRRLLEGLARVFGLDAAPARIEVYDNSHTGGSQAVGAMIVAGQEGLIKNQYRKFNIKDTALEPGDDYGMMREVLSRRFSRLLREDADGAPRSHPLWPDLVLIDGGAGHLAAAQQVFADLGLEGVELAAIAKGRQRHAGREVLHMRGRAPLALEPSDPVLYFLQRLRDEAHRFAIGSHRAKRARQLARSILDEVPGIGPRRKRALLNHFGSARAVSGAGLADLEQVEGISNAVANAIYDHFHGEG